Part of the Rhea pennata isolate bPtePen1 chromosome 17, bPtePen1.pri, whole genome shotgun sequence genome is shown below.
TGCTGTATAAATAGTGAACCTGTTCTCTGATGAtgaacataaaaacaaaaaattctgcACTACCCTGGCAATGATGTTAGTGCTGTTGCTTAGTATACAAACCAGGGATATAACATCTCTGAGAACCAATTATGACTTTCTGTCAGAGAAAGATAAATTGTAGGAGATTCAGTGTTAAAACTTATACATAggtattttatgctttttaaaacattcactGAAATCTTAGTAAtattcttttccccctttcccctttaGATCTTAATgattcaaaataatcttttagtAATCTATGAGTTGAGTTGGTATTATGTAAGATAGTCTTTTAGGATTCTTATCTTCTcagacttgtttgtttttctgggatttttttcatacCCTGAGGTAGACGACGAAGTatcagaaagcaggaaaatagtATCGTTGTCAGCTTAACAAACTAATCAAGGTGACAGCGtttgcaaaaagcagaaaatgcttaTTGGATTGGGTCTGGTTTTTACTCAGTTCTTCTAAAAGCTAATTTGTATCTGTTATAATGGGTAACTTGAAGTTAGTGCTGATGGAAACAAAACTTCAACTTACGTGGATACTGCAAGTAACTCTTCTCACAgttatatttcatttatatttggtttaaagtttttaaaaactaatgaaatgttttattcaggTACAATAATAAAACATACAGAGTTGATGACATTGACTGGGATGCCAATCCAAAGTGTACCTTTATCAAAGCAGATGGCTCTGAAATCAGCTACATAGACTACTATAAAATGGTATGGAGTGTTTGCATTCTACTTAAACCTGAAACTTCAGAGCATCAATAGAAGACTAGTTATAATGTATGGATTAGTAATTAACAGCCATCTTTAGTAGAATGTTCTCTTTAATGGATGTTATGGAATCTGGAAGAATCTAGATGGCATGCATTCTACCTGTGTTATTTCATAGTGCTCAGATTACAAGGTTGCTCTTATAATAGCTGAAAGGGCACAGTCCAGTTTGACTATTACATTTTGATTACTGGCCGTAGAAAGAATAAATGGACAGCCGTGTTAAGAGTTTGATGCTGTTTGATAATTCTTGGAAATGcagtttatatatgtatttcatagCTTAATGTTCTCTGCAGCTGAGGCCACAGGAATTAGAGTATTTTTCTGCACATCAGTTCCTTCTGTAAAATGGAATGGGGCAGTTGTGTCCCTTTCTCCTGTTTCTGTTGAAAGAGTAAGGGAGTATGAGTGATCACctaaaatatgtgtatttatgGCATTGGCTTGTTCTGAATAACATTGTTCACTGAGGTAGTTGGGGAATACCTACTAGAAATAGCATGTGATCACTGAGCGTTTTCAAGGgaataagctttttttccttctaagaaTAAGAAGGGCAGAAAGTTCCCCTGACTCACTAGAGCaccttccaaaacaaaatatcagACTGTTCTTTGatgatttaataaaatagaacaaaaatttATATTGTCCATTGCAGTGCAGGATGGGATTTATAGTTGATAATtttttctctggcttttctCATTTGTTGTGATCTaattgttgtttatttttaaaatgcctcctTTTGCATGTATGCTGAGGTGTAGTTCTCCTTAGCATGTCAGCACACACTTAAGACTGGAAAAGAGATAAAGTAGGAAGTAATGTTTGTAGCATCACTGAGAGTAGTGACTGAGCTTGTCGTATTTATTCCTTCTAAATCAAATTAGTGTCTGTTAAAGCAGTCTTGCCAAATGCAAGGAAAGGTTGAAGAAGGGTTGAATTTCAGAGATCTAGTTAGAATCTTGTTTGAATCTTGTGATGTCTTCAGTTAAATTGCTGTATAGGGCAGGGacctgagcactggaacagattgcccagggaggttgtggagtctctgctggagatattcaaggcctgcctgatgaaaccctgtctaacctgctctaggtgaccctgcttgagcagggaggttgaactagatgatctccagaggtcccttccaactttaccgattctgtgattctaaatGATCATCCTAATCTTGAATTAGATGCTTTGGGTGGTGCTGACTTGAGCAAAGCAGGAGGGTTGTTTCTGCTGTAAGTAGAGGATAGTGAGGATAATGCCTCATTTGGCATTTTCTGGTAGTACAAGTTCCCCTTAAATTAGATGTACTGTTgggcagggttttttttttccgcttaggaaaaaaattcattcaGTTTCTAAAGTGAGCATTATTATTAAGAAAAGTGTGTGTTATGAGTAAAATAACACATGTTTCTAATGCAGCAATATAATCAAGAAATTAGTGACTTGAACCAGCCTGTCTTGGTTAGCCAGCctaggaggaggagaggaagcaTCATGCCAGGACCAGCTGTACTAATTCCAGAGCTGTGCTACCTAACAGGTACTGTTGCAGGGGTTTCTAAGCACCTGTCAAACTGTATTTCCTACCAGAACTGATAGTTTGACAGCAAGCTTTTGATAGATTAGTCAAAAGTAGAAATAGTTTGCTTGTATAAATGTGAGTTTAGAATcaaattttgaaaggaaaacctAGATATTTAAATGAGGCTATAAAGTAGAGGGATTTTTGCTCTTACATAGCCTTTACATATCGTATTGAACAGTGACCCCTTGATAACTTGTAGACTTTTTGGTCATAgaacttctctttaaaagagaAGTTTACCATGtagaaaatagagaattttataaaaatgtaatacagaaatacatattttcatctGTGAGATGTTCACTTTGCACTTGCAGTATCTGTACTCTCAGCACTGCTTTGTTGTGCTTTGTGATTATAAATATTGAGCTGTGCTTActtcagggttttctttttttctccaagtagaaaaatccagaaattcattttccttgaTATGCAGGGTTAACTGAGAAGATGCGTAATGATTTTAACATGATGAAAGACTTATCTGTTCATACACGACTGACACCTGAGCAAAGGCAACGTGAAGTTGGAAGACTTATTGACTACATCCAGAAGTATGTTACCTTGATGTTCTATGCATTTTTAGCATGGAAGATGTCTGAGATCATTTATGTTTGGGAGACTTACTGGAACAAAACTTGGAAAACTTActggtgtgcatgtgtgtgtgtatgcctGTAAAATGGATATCAGCCAGACACTGTTCGTTTGTTTTAAtctaaatcttgtttttaaatagagatGACAGTGTTCAGAGGGAACTTCGAGACTGGGGTTTAAGCTTTGATTCTAACTTGCTATCCTTTACGGGAAGAGTTGTTCAAGCAGAAAAGATCCATCAAGCGGGAAGAGTGGTAAATAAACAGCTTAAAATCTTTTAGACCTCTCGCCAGTGAAACCAATTCTTAATGGATGAAATACTACTTGctgatttattaaaagaaaaaggattatgTGTGAAATCATAAACAGATCATTTATTGTTCAAACAGGACATTTCTAAGCTTGTCATTGTTTGTAAGTCctgtttaaaataagtaaagatttttttctgacttgcGTTACTATAACGTCTTCCTTTCAGAACAATCCCTTCTGTCTATACAAAGTGGTTTAAGATAGACAAGGTAGGAGAATAGGGATGTTTCTAACTAGttgctgtttgtttaaaatactaaagctttcaaatgaaaagctATTAATTATTTGATTTTGGTGGACAGTACTCATGCAGAATGTATTCTGTCAAAACTGGGTTAAGTCTTCAGCATGAATAACTGAAGTTTCAGTGAAATAGTAAACTGGTTGCcataaaacactaaaaaatcTTCTCTATAGAAGTCTGTGCCCTAATGCTGTGTCAGTCTCACAAATCTAcagtggaattattttttttaactaaatcaTGTCATGCGCTGCCTATCTTGGAGGTTCTTCAGGAAACAAGATGTCAGCATCTCCTAACAGAGATGCAGTTAACACTTGAGCACAAGAACGCTATGATTTGAATCTCAGATTTACTGTGTTCAAACCTGTTGTTAGTTAGTTGCCAATTTTTGACAAAACTTgtcacaaaactgaaattaacCAATCTATATGCATGCTAGTTTACAACTAATAAAATTGATGCTCGTGGTGTTAATTAACAAAACCTGCGTAAGTGGCTCAATTGCAGGAATGAGCTATCTAAGCCCGTTCTATTTGAGAACAAAGAATGTGGCCTTCCAGAAAGTTTGATTGTTTGTCAATAGATGCTAGATGGAAAAGGTCATTTTGCAGTATCTTTATCTGTGTACTcgctaaaactttttttttaattctaattctTGAAAAGAAATCTGACCTTTGTATTATATTTCCCTGTTTCTTAAGAAGTAATTACCTTAAATGAAATGTCAGATCTAGGgaggaaaatatgtttatacAGAATCAGCTATGTATCCAGCCAAAATCTGTGCAGCAAATAGTAACAACTTATGTGGGGTAAAAATCAGAAGCATTTTCACATAATTCCAAATGAAGTGTTCAAAGAGGATGGTTTGAGAGGATTAgataaagcttattttaaattgattaaaATCATGTCAGATTTTTCTAGGCAGAGAATTAGACATGTATAAGGAAGTAGCTTTAGTATAGCTTGTTTGGTAggacattgtttttctttatttcctacCCCTTCATACCAATGCTCATTTTTACAGTTTGACTACAATCCTCATTTTGCTGACTGGTCGAAGGAAACCAGGGGAGCTCCCTTAATCAATGCAAAGCCTCTGGACAACTGGTTATTAATATACACACGGCGCAACTATGATGTTGCTAATGCATTActtcaaaatctgtttaaagTCACACCATCCATGGGAATCAGAATGAACAAGGCAATTATGTAAGTTTCTGAGAACTCTGCTGGGAAATACTTTTACACTTACTAAAGTATTTCTGTTAGCATGCTTAGGTTGTTAATTGAAGAGAATTCCATGCTGCCTATTTCTGTAAGATCTTAATAAAGCTGATTTTGATATGCAGATTCTTCAAGTGACAGTTTTAGTCACATTTCTGTCTGTGGAAGCTTTTGCTGGGATTTCAGCTTGCCAGAGCCTAACAGTATTAGACATCTAGTTATTAAGCAAAACCTTCTCAGTTGCAGTTTATATATAGTAGAAGGAGGAACATAAACGTTCTTGCTGACTTTGGGCACAtcctgatttgttttctttacaaatacGTTCTTTGACTGCGTGTGCTTGTTTTTAACTTTAGCTTTAGTTGCTGTGGGAAGCCTTAATTGGAGGCAATTCCTCTGAATGTTGAAGAAATGTGAATATTGTATGTTTGTTAGCAGGTATAAATTTATAAAGTACTGATGCATAATAGGTATTTATACTTTTGTTAAAGTTTCAATAACTgccaattattttttctgtgggTATTCAtagttttttctcttccttttcaggaTTGAAGTAGATGATAGAACAGAAGCTTACTTAAGGGTTTTGCAACAAAATGTTACCTCTGATACAAACATAGTATGTATTTGAATCCCTAATTTCAAAGCATGTTAATCTATAATTGGTATCTTAATAATACTAGTGGATACattctcagaaaagaaagcttatgGCTCCTCAGCATCTACTGTTTCCTGCATGCCCGCTCTCATACTCTTGTTCAAGTCTCAGACAATTTAGAatgtttctctgcagaagaaCCTCTGTACTTGGTCCTGAAGTATAGAcagtaaaatattgcaaaatttctttttattatgaaCTTTTGAATTTCTCTCTTGTGTATAGGAAACGTTCTTGAAAGAACTACAAGTGTAATACAAATTTGAGACTGtagctgtttaattttttttttcctttaaaggtaGTTTGTCTTTTGTCTAGTTCCCGAAAGGATAAGTATGATGCTATCAAGAAATACTTATGTACAGATTGTCCCATTCCAAGTCAGTGTGTGATTGCTCGCACTTTAAGCAAACCTCAGAGTATTATGGCCATAGCAACCAAAATTGCCTTACAGATGAACTGTAAGATGGGTGGAGAACTTTGGAGTGTTGAGATCCCGGTAAGtgagggtgttttttttgttgttatttcttTCGAACTACCCTTCTATACTTGAGTCTTAATTAAAAGTAAGACattctactttttgttttttaaaaaagatctgttattcttttctgtagctttttagctttttatgTCTAGTAGAGAGGGTGAGTGGGTGGGTGGCAGATACTTTTGGTATGTGTGCACTTACTAATACATGTTCTGTGTTGATTTCTTTTAAGCTGAAACAGCTAATGATTGTGGGAATTGATTGTTACCATGATACTGTGTCTGGAAAGCGGTCAATTGCAGGATTTGTTGCTAGCCTGAATCAAGGAATGACACGGTAAGATTCTAGTACTGAAGACAAAATAAGTCTTTCTAACGGTCCCTTAACCGAAAGGAAACTTTGTGATTGGTTATATGTGTGTGAACTGTTAATTGTTCTTACTGTTAATAAGATAACGTGTTAAAATAAGAACAGACTTCACTTGTGAATTCTTCCTTGTACTCTGTCCCTTAtggacagcttttttttttttttttttttttttttttccttccagagtGCTTGTAGAAGGGGGCAAACGGTGGGGCAAGGGTTGGAATAAATAGAGGGCAGTAGGGTGACACTCTTCTGTCTTTTGTGTTGACTTACTCAAAAGCTTTTTGGTTTAAGAGGAATTTCATGTGATGCTAAGGAGCTTTGCAGGGGCACTATTCTCTTATAGTAAACTAACTCTTACTTAACTGCCTTGTCTCTCAGTAACCCTAAAGACTAAGTGGTTAtagccattttaaaaacaactctTTATTGAAGTAGACCTAGGAAGTGCTTTGAagtcatcttttattttcatcttcacAGGTGGTTTTCACGCTGTGTTCTTCAGGATCGTGGGCAAGAACTTGTGGATGGGCTCAAAGCCTGCTTACAAAGTAAGAGAAGGTCCTGCTGAGTCAGATTTAAGGAATGATAGCTTAGCTTTTTCAAAACATGCCTCTGCTGTTCTGAGGGGAAGATTGCAAACTTATATTTAGATTGCAAACTTATACTtagatgtattaaaaatacatttgtaaatgTTGCTGACAATTATTAGCATTTTGCATACATTCGGTCATTGATTCCCTTGTTTCTTAGCCATAGTTAAGTAGTACCAATATCAGTGCAATGTAAAGAATATTTTGGAGGAGACTGATTTAAAGGAGACCAGAATTAACTTGTTCACTTTAAAGTAGAATTTTCTTCTGACTCCTGAAGAAACCTATCATGCAGAACAAGTGGAGGCAACAATTGTAAAATAGATGCGGTGAGTGGCCTGTGAGAGGGGTTTGTTTTAAGCTTACAAATGAGCAGCCCTGAAGTTCTCAGAGTATAAAAGGAGGGAatgatgctttcattttggCAAGTATGCTATCCTAGCAAATCCATACTCAGTTATATAACCATGAGATTGCTGCTTGTTTCTCATCATGATTCTTGCATATGTTATCTCTGAACAGACTTTAGTAATGCAGGTTCAGAAGTCTTTATCTTCTTCCCTCAGTCTGATGTTCCTTCAGTCTGATACCTCATTTGCTGAATCCTGTATATAAACAATTCTAATTATGTAATTGAACGTATACTAGTACTTCTAATGTAATCATGTAATGTATATAAGAATGAGATCCAAATGTGTTCAGTGAAGTGAATCATTTTAGGTGAGATTTTTTTGGATGACTGATTTCAATGTAGAACAATCTTAAGAGCTGAGGACTGAATAAGAATAGAGAATATGATGAACTGAGATTTTGGTATATAGCTAATCTGTTTGCAAAAGATCATTTGTTGAATTACACCAATTTCTGCAATAAACATGTTCTAGGGAGCAGGTTCATGCGAGAAAGTGTAAATAGGCATGTAAGATGGAGGATGCGTGAAGTGTTCTGTTCTGCTTGGCATTGCTAAAGCTTCAGCTGCTTTAGTACTGCACATGCCAGTATCTCAAGAAAGATGAAAGTTTGTGGCAGAATCCAGTGGAGGTGATACTCAGAGGTTTAGAAAGCATCATCTCAGTGAATGTGGGGTGACTAGATGGAAAAGATGATGGTTGTGAGGGACGTGTTTTCAAGTCAACAAAGCTATTGCAAAAGCAATGGTAATACCTGACTGGGCAGTGAGAACTAGCAGACTTAAGTAAGTTTTGGCTAGGTATTGTCTATGCAGGCTTGAAGTCCACGTTGTTGAAGAGGTGGGAGAAAATCTTGGATAACAGTTGAGAGGGATGGTAGCTTCTTGCTGTCCAGTGTCACTAGATCACTAGATTGGATAGCCACTTTAGGTTCTTTCTGTGTTGGTGCACAGGTAAATCAGAATTCTTTTCTTAACTTCTGTGTATCATGATGCATATCTCTTTCAGGTAACTGAAAGACTTGAGATCCCAGATTTCAAAGCTTACTgctattttttcagtaatataaaTCAATTTAGAATTTTACTTTTGGAATGAATTTTCATTATAGATAACTGagtctttcttacttttttgttctttttaaagctgctcTAAGAGACTGGTTCAAGTGGAATAAGTATCTGCCTTCTCGTGTTATGGTGTATCGTGATGGTGTAGGAGATGGGCAACTAAAAACCTTGGTTAATTATGAGGTACCTCAACTTTTGGACTGCTTGAAGTCTGTTGGTAAAGACTACAAGTAAGTGTTTCCATCAAGCCACTCTTTTTAATACcgaaagaaaaatacatgctaTACTACCAGAAATTATTACTGAGGAAGATTGTgtcatcttttcatcttttatttatacTGGAGTGCAAATAATGCTTTTCTGCTGAGTTGTCTGTGCGATTTGATGTATCTAACTAGTACAAATTACAGGCAtactaaatctttttttttttatcttccacacatacacatgcagaTGCACTTTAGGCCATTCTTAATGTATGTGATAGTTaagacctcttttttttaaactggttGATCATAACCTGACTATGattacgtgtgtgtgtgcgtgcgctaattttttttctttccacatctAGAAGGACTGTCCATTTGGTCTAGTCACTTACATTCTGCTCAGTCAGTTTTTACCATTCAGCTTTAAAACTGTTACTGATTGCAATGATTCTTTGACTTCATGTTTCTCAGTTTCATTATTCAGAGCAAATTATTTGTTGATACAGCAGGCAAGGAGATCACAAAAATTTACAGCTGGTAGGAATTGAAGTGCTTGCTTCTGTTCAGCTTTTGTCAATGGCTTGATCTTTACCAAAAATACTGTTAAAGCAAAGCACTGTTGGCTGTATGTAAAAGATGGGGTGGAAAGATAGCAGAATCAGATTTGTATTTAAAGATCACTTTTGGGGCTTTGTGCAATGTCCTACTTAATCTAAAATAATGAATCAGTAGAGACTTCATCCGTGAAATTAATGCACTGGAGAACTTGAAAGTTGCTTTCAAGTTTAAGCCCTAGAGAATCTGCTTCTGAAATACTCTCAGTGCAGTTTTtcaggataatttttttttttttcaatttagtCCAAGACTTAGTGTGATAGTTGTGAAGAAACGAGTCAATACCAGATTCTTTGCACAGTCTGGTGGAAGACCTCAAAATCCACCCCCTGGTACTGTTGTTGATGTAGAGGTTACTAGACCAGAATGGTAAGTTTCTATAGAAGTAATACTTCTGTTGGCTGGCATCCCATAATAAAGAGAATGTATCCAATGTTAAATTGACTGTGGGAAGTAGAGTAATACTTTCTACACTTCTGCCTATTTGATAATAAATCCTAGTGAATATGTagatgaaagaaatggagatgCTTAAATTTTATGCATCTACTGTGCAGTAGTTCATGGTTTTCAATATGTATGTTTGCATAGatcttatatatattttaagtaagtTTGTGTAGCTTTTTAGTGtcattttattactgttttctggTTTAGTACTGAATCAATGACTATTGATAGGATTGCCCAACTGCTCTAACTGAAATTCTACCTGGCTGTAGTATGGAAATTATACTTAAAATTCTGTTACTTTGTAAGGGTGCAGTTTATGGGCAAGCATTGGAACTTTCAGTTGGTGGCTGGGAACTCACTTTAAAAAGTCTCAGAATTATATAATGTATTGGGTGCATACATAAATGTAACACAGACATCTCATTGGCTTCACTTGCGGGCTGTTGATAGTGGTCATTCTTGGAAGTCACACTCCAAGGATCTCTCTGTTCAGGCACCTGGGAAATGGGGGAAAAACATTCAGTGCACTATGGAAGGCTTGACTTTGGCAAGGGGACTCTGGAGCATGTAGAACAGAACCCAGTCTTCTGTGGTAGTGCATAATTCTGATAAgtagttttgccttttttcttgtattatCCCACCTCACTTACTGCATGTATTCCAAGCTTTGTGACGGTAATTTGCAGACATCCAAAGATGACTTAGGGTGGTGTGGTAAATAAGGCTTATAAGCTAAGTGTATGTGCAGGTTAGTTATCAGGAGGAAAGTTGAATAATGAAGGGCTGAGATCTTCATGCCCTGAAAACCTGTGGCATATCACAGCACTTGTATTCCTTCAGATACCCTGTCctttcagaaaagaggaaactgCATTATTTTGCAGCCAAAGCATAGTCATACTCCTGGGGTTTACTGACCATGCTTTGGGGAAATAGGTAGGGCGAATCTGGGGGAACTTGCATATTTCTAACAAAAGCAGCCCTTTCCATATCAAACTTCTGGgggttttgcttcttttattaCAGGTATGATTTCTTTATTGTGAGCCAGGCAGTGAAAAGTGGTAGTGTTGCACCCACTCATTATAACGTTGTTTATGACAGTAGTGGACTGAAACCAGATCATGTACAACGTTTAACCTACAAACTTTGCCACATGTACTATAATTGGTCGGTGAGTATTTTCTCTGGGAAAGgatagtatttttcttctaagataAGAGCATCTCTATGCAGTAAGCAGTAAGACTTATAAGGTGTGCAAAGAGGAAGGTGGAAGGAAGGTAACCTTAGAACACCCATGTGCATCCCAAAAGCTTGCAATTATGCCTCTTGACCTGGTGTGACAGTCTGAAAACTAGTCACGTTAAAATTGTCATCTCTCTGAAGTTTGAAGATCTAAAGTAACTTAGTTTCACTACAAAAATACTTGCTGTCTTGAACATTGTCCCCAAATTCTATGgcaaaagcagaactgaaatgaCTGTTTCTTACCTGCAGAAATACTTCCTCCTTTGTGTGGAGTGGAGATGGAACTGCATCTCCATTTCCCTCAAGACTTGCCCTTTTGCATACTAAGAACAGCACACAATCAGCTCATGCCTGAAATGTGCTTTAGCTTTGTCAGTTTGGTAGCCGTAAATACCTCGCTTGACTTCCTGTGCCCCATCCCTGGTATTATAATACTGAATGTAAAGCTGCATggcaggggtgtgtgtgtgtgtgtattttggcTGGGGGGGGGTGATGGAGGAGAGAACCTCTCTGCATCTGTGTTTCTGTAAAACACTTTAATAATTTCAATGTATGTAATGTTTGATAAATCTACACAAGTTATGGAGAACATAAATTTCACACATACCACAACTTCTGAATTTCAGGGTGCTCATTGTTAGAGTGACTGAATGCTTTATGCTTTGTTAAAtgaattgaaaataattttttttcccttctcttctgtaGGGTGTTATCCGAGTACCTGCTCCTTGCCAGTATGCCCATAAACTGGCTTTCCTTGTAGGTCAGAGTATTCACAGAGAACCAAACTTGTCGCTTTCAGACAGACTGTACTATCTTTGAAGTTGAAATATCAGCCGCAAAAAGTAGTGCGCAATAGAATGTACacttgttgggggggggggttggtggtggtgttttttttaaagctagctGCATGTGTGGGGTAATGTAAATGCACAGCTGTGAACCTTAATTTTCATTGCAGGGGGAAAAAGGACTTGAGACAGCAGGGTTGCATTTTGAGTATGACTCTGCTTGCAATAAAAagtgtacatttttttcttcttggattcttcacaaaaaaaaatcatttactcTTGGTCttacatttttggaaaatcttagccttttttttttttttttttttttttttttttttttttttttttgaaaccatACAGGGTATCTAGTTATGGTGACCAAAAtccttctccagcttctccagTTCTTGcatttaacttttcattttcaaaatgcaatcaGCTGTTCTTAGTTATTAAGGCTCTGTTTTAAGATTGCATACTGCTGCAAAACCTGTGGAAGAAATTTTTAATGCTTGCAAGTGAAttgcaggaaaatgaaaaacgATCTTGTGTTCACTTCTCTTCCTGGTAATAGAGGAAAAGGGATTTTAGGCTGGCACAAACTTAAGGGAGAAGTTCTAGGTATGCCAAAGTTTCATGAAAAGGCAGGCAGAACCATTTCTGTACCTATCACAGATACAGGAGCACTTCTATTATCTGAAACTACAGactgttttctcttaaaagtgATGATTTCTACCAAGCTTGAATGCTGTTACGTGGGATTTAATTACTTAGCATGGGCTTTTTCTTAGTACAGAAATCATATGAATAGCATAGTATAAGTAAATCATTGTTTTAGATAATTGCAAACGCCTA
Proteins encoded:
- the PIWIL1 gene encoding piwi-like protein 1, whose product is MTGRARARARGRPRQETAIPSVGTLPSQQSGHLQPQQPCLLPLLSAGELAGRGRQRGPGGVPKPEEFQISAGFQEMSLGDRGGRRRDFHDLGVNTRQAIEHVRESKTGSSGIMIRLNTNYFRLTSRPQWVLYQYHVDYNPQMEARRLRSALLFQHEELIGRTHAFDGTVLFLPKKLGTKVTEVFSRTRNGEDVKITITLTNELPPTSPTCLQFYNIIFRRLLKIMNLQQIGRNYYNPNDPISIPNHRLMVWPGFTTSILQYEKSIMLCTDVSHKVLRSETVLDFMYNLYNQVEEQRFRDVCTKELIGLIVLTKYNNKTYRVDDIDWDANPKCTFIKADGSEISYIDYYKMQYNQEISDLNQPVLVSQPRRRRGSIMPGPAVLIPELCYLTGLTEKMRNDFNMMKDLSVHTRLTPEQRQREVGRLIDYIQKDDSVQRELRDWGLSFDSNLLSFTGRVVQAEKIHQAGRVFDYNPHFADWSKETRGAPLINAKPLDNWLLIYTRRNYDVANALLQNLFKVTPSMGIRMNKAIMIEVDDRTEAYLRVLQQNVTSDTNIVVCLLSSSRKDKYDAIKKYLCTDCPIPSQCVIARTLSKPQSIMAIATKIALQMNCKMGGELWSVEIPLKQLMIVGIDCYHDTVSGKRSIAGFVASLNQGMTRWFSRCVLQDRGQELVDGLKACLQTALRDWFKWNKYLPSRVMVYRDGVGDGQLKTLVNYEVPQLLDCLKSVGKDYNPRLSVIVVKKRVNTRFFAQSGGRPQNPPPGTVVDVEVTRPEWYDFFIVSQAVKSGSVAPTHYNVVYDSSGLKPDHVQRLTYKLCHMYYNWSGVIRVPAPCQYAHKLAFLVGQSIHREPNLSLSDRLYYL